Proteins encoded together in one Olsenella timonensis window:
- a CDS encoding cyanophycin synthetase family protein: MAQLFDFKKVSVGPRSLVATVELAPSAPVMTSEDPTATDLVLDLMPALRDHVCLGDAAPTFGEVAHDTELAHLLEHVTVELLAQTDIAGDIACGQTAAVAERAYEITLGCPDDVLVAGALSSAAWILQWAYSGGGDPRPDVSAIVGGLVALVESVSDQVPAEADAGADAVVPVPESEPEPEAVTTAAPDPQAEPPAEPQAAPEPPAELGLEPEPQGDPEPEPAFEPEPVPDVQPEPTPGPDAWDMGDVPRPHLVR, translated from the coding sequence ATGGCTCAGCTGTTCGATTTCAAGAAGGTCTCCGTCGGCCCGCGCAGTCTCGTCGCCACCGTCGAGCTCGCGCCGAGCGCCCCGGTCATGACGAGCGAGGACCCGACGGCGACAGACCTCGTCCTCGACCTCATGCCCGCCCTGCGCGACCATGTCTGCCTCGGAGATGCCGCGCCGACCTTTGGCGAGGTCGCGCATGACACCGAGCTCGCCCACCTGCTCGAGCACGTGACCGTCGAGCTGCTCGCCCAGACCGACATCGCCGGGGACATCGCCTGCGGCCAGACCGCCGCCGTTGCCGAGCGCGCATATGAGATCACCCTCGGCTGCCCCGATGACGTGCTCGTCGCGGGGGCGCTGTCGAGCGCCGCGTGGATCCTGCAGTGGGCCTACTCCGGCGGCGGGGACCCGCGTCCTGACGTGAGCGCCATCGTGGGCGGTCTCGTCGCCCTGGTCGAGAGCGTCTCCGACCAGGTCCCGGCCGAAGCGGACGCGGGCGCAGACGCCGTCGTGCCCGTGCCCGAGTCCGAGCCGGAGCCCGAGGCCGTCACCACTGCCGCCCCGGACCCGCAGGCGGAGCCGCCCGCTGAGCCGCAGGCCGCACCCGAGCCGCCCGCCGAGCTGGGCCTGGAGCCCGAGCCCCAGGGAGACCCGGAGCCCGAGCCCGCCTTCGAGCCCGAGCCCGTCCCCGACGTCCAGCCCGAGCCGACGCCCGGACCCGACGCCTGGGACATGGGCGACGTCCCCCGCCCCCATCTCGTTCGCTAG
- a CDS encoding hemolysin family protein yields MDVAISIVVTFLLTLANGYFSMSELAVVSAKRAVLEPEAEEGDRKARAALDLGSNSEQFLATIQVAITLVGFASSAFASTSLSDPLGSWFMSLGMPEGVAVPLAPVLITLAVSYLSIVVGELVPKRIALSDAERMAKSVAGPIRGFMHLARPLVWLTAKSANGISALLGIKSADERDSVSEEEIKYMVADADELSDQEKSMIHEVIELGDTIAREVMIPRVDMTAVEDTATLSEVLAIMRRTGYSRIPVYHESVDRVVGIAHIKDIISPILDEGRADDPVARHARSADFVPDTKDIIPLLSEMQSSHDQMVIVVDEYGGTAGVITIEDIVEEVVGEIEDEFDPDNKYLTQLSEREWLVDGRFSIDDAIELGWPVEDSEEFETIAGFVLDQADKLPHPGDVFVKDGYQFRVQSMRGRRLSMLRVIAPEPPADDAEGDAGGEKQPTPAKE; encoded by the coding sequence ATGGACGTAGCGATATCCATTGTGGTCACGTTCCTGCTCACCCTGGCTAATGGCTACTTCTCGATGTCCGAGCTGGCGGTGGTGAGCGCCAAGAGAGCCGTTCTCGAACCGGAGGCGGAGGAGGGTGACCGCAAGGCACGCGCCGCCCTTGATCTGGGGTCCAACTCCGAGCAGTTTCTCGCCACCATTCAGGTTGCCATCACGCTCGTGGGCTTTGCGTCCTCGGCCTTTGCGAGCACCAGCCTCTCCGATCCGCTGGGCAGCTGGTTCATGAGCCTCGGCATGCCCGAGGGCGTCGCCGTTCCGCTGGCTCCGGTTCTCATCACGCTCGCGGTCTCCTATCTCTCCATCGTCGTCGGCGAGCTCGTCCCCAAGCGTATCGCGCTCTCCGATGCCGAGCGCATGGCAAAGTCGGTCGCCGGTCCCATCCGCGGATTCATGCACCTTGCGCGCCCGCTGGTCTGGCTCACGGCCAAGTCCGCCAACGGCATCTCGGCGCTGCTCGGCATCAAGTCGGCAGACGAGCGCGACAGCGTCTCCGAGGAGGAGATCAAGTACATGGTGGCAGACGCCGACGAGCTCTCCGACCAGGAGAAGTCCATGATCCACGAGGTCATCGAGCTCGGCGACACCATCGCCCGCGAGGTCATGATTCCGCGCGTGGACATGACCGCCGTCGAGGACACCGCCACCCTCTCCGAGGTCCTCGCCATCATGCGCCGCACCGGCTACTCGCGCATTCCCGTCTACCACGAGTCCGTCGACCGCGTCGTGGGCATTGCGCACATCAAGGACATCATCAGCCCGATCCTCGACGAGGGCCGCGCTGACGACCCCGTCGCCCGCCACGCCCGCTCCGCGGACTTTGTGCCCGACACCAAGGACATCATCCCCCTGCTGTCCGAGATGCAGTCCAGCCACGACCAGATGGTCATCGTCGTGGACGAGTACGGCGGCACCGCCGGCGTCATTACGATCGAGGACATCGTCGAGGAGGTCGTCGGGGAGATCGAGGACGAGTTTGATCCCGACAACAAGTACCTCACCCAGCTCTCCGAGCGCGAGTGGCTCGTGGACGGGCGTTTCTCCATCGACGACGCCATCGAGCTCGGCTGGCCCGTCGAGGACTCCGAGGAGTTCGAGACCATTGCCGGCTTCGTCCTCGACCAGGCCGACAAACTTCCTCATCCCGGCGACGTCTTCGTCAAGGATGGGTATCAGTTCCGTGTGCAGTCCATGCGCGGCCGTCGCCTCTCGATGCTGCGCGTCATCGCCCCCGAGCCGCCCGCGGACGACGCCGAGGGCGACGCTGGCGGAGAGAAGCAGCCGACCCCGGCGAAGGAGTAG
- the rfbF gene encoding glucose-1-phosphate cytidylyltransferase — translation MKVVILAGGFGSRISEESHLRPKPMIEIGGRPILWHIMKGFSHFGFNDFVICAGYRQQVIKTYFNDYFLEMSDVTFDYRNNSKDVEVHSTVAEPWRVTVADTGYDTFTAGRIKRVQKYVGDEPFLLTYGDGVSDVNPNDIIAHHEKVGGLVTITGVVMSQRFGVLDIDDTDHISSFREKRDADNAFINGGFMVAEPEVFDIIGTSGVPAEREDFSGVTMERLAREGQLTVYPYDGFWRCMDTQRDKQQLEELWESGDAPWKVW, via the coding sequence GTGAAGGTTGTCATCCTTGCCGGTGGCTTTGGGTCCCGCATTTCAGAGGAGAGCCACCTGCGCCCTAAGCCCATGATTGAGATTGGCGGGCGGCCAATTCTCTGGCACATCATGAAGGGCTTCTCCCACTTTGGGTTCAACGACTTCGTCATCTGTGCCGGCTACCGCCAGCAGGTCATCAAGACGTATTTCAACGACTACTTCCTCGAGATGTCCGACGTCACGTTCGACTATCGCAATAACAGCAAGGACGTTGAGGTCCACAGCACCGTTGCCGAGCCGTGGCGCGTGACCGTGGCAGACACCGGCTACGACACCTTCACCGCGGGTCGCATCAAGCGCGTCCAGAAGTACGTGGGCGACGAGCCGTTCCTGCTCACGTACGGAGACGGCGTCTCGGACGTGAACCCCAACGACATCATCGCTCATCACGAGAAGGTTGGCGGACTGGTGACCATTACTGGTGTCGTCATGAGCCAGCGCTTCGGCGTGCTGGACATAGACGACACCGATCACATCTCCTCGTTCCGTGAGAAGCGCGATGCGGATAATGCCTTCATTAACGGCGGATTCATGGTCGCGGAGCCCGAGGTCTTCGACATTATTGGCACGAGCGGTGTCCCCGCCGAGCGGGAGGACTTCTCGGGCGTCACGATGGAGCGTCTCGCTCGCGAGGGCCAGCTTACCGTCTATCCCTACGATGGTTTCTGGCGATGCATGGACACGCAGCGCGACAAGCAGCAGCTTGAGGAGCTGTGGGAGTCCGGCGACGCCCCGTGGAAGGTCTGGTAG
- the rfbG gene encoding CDP-glucose 4,6-dehydratase, with protein sequence MQAASALRSFYQGRRVLVTGSTGFKGSWLCRMLQLLGAEVYGYALEPSTTPSLWDIASLGEKAPHVMADIRDFDTLSTVFNEFRPQAVLHLAAQPLVIDGYERPRYTYETNVMGTVNVLECVRACDATTSFLNVTTDKVYENLERPGYGYREDDKLDGFDPYSNSKSCSEIVTHCYQKSFFAEGSTGGAAGRCAISTARAGNVIGGGDFSANRIVPDCVRAVQSGEPIVIRNPNSVRPYQHVLEPLVAYLSIVAGQEDDRSLAGWYNIGPDDEDCVTTGELVRLFAASWGEGFSFVEGHVDGPHEANFLKLDNTKAKQRLGWRPVWDVAEAVSRTADWTRAWLDGGDSAAAACMDEQINDYLGALS encoded by the coding sequence ATGCAGGCAGCATCCGCTCTTCGTTCCTTCTATCAGGGAAGGCGCGTCCTGGTTACGGGCTCTACCGGCTTCAAGGGCAGCTGGCTCTGCCGCATGCTCCAGCTCCTGGGGGCAGAGGTCTACGGCTATGCTCTCGAGCCTTCCACCACCCCGAGTCTCTGGGACATCGCATCGCTGGGCGAGAAGGCCCCGCATGTCATGGCTGACATCCGTGACTTTGACACCCTCTCTACGGTGTTTAACGAGTTTCGCCCGCAGGCCGTGCTCCACCTTGCCGCGCAGCCCCTTGTCATCGACGGATACGAGCGTCCCCGCTACACCTATGAGACCAACGTCATGGGCACCGTCAACGTGCTCGAGTGCGTGCGGGCGTGTGACGCCACGACCTCGTTTCTCAATGTGACGACGGACAAGGTCTACGAGAACCTCGAGCGTCCCGGCTACGGTTATCGCGAAGACGACAAGCTCGACGGGTTTGACCCGTACTCCAACTCCAAGAGCTGCTCGGAGATCGTGACGCACTGCTACCAGAAGAGCTTCTTTGCCGAGGGCTCGACTGGCGGTGCGGCCGGGCGCTGCGCCATCTCCACGGCTCGCGCGGGCAACGTCATCGGCGGGGGAGACTTCTCGGCCAACCGAATCGTCCCGGACTGCGTGCGCGCCGTCCAGTCGGGCGAGCCCATCGTCATCCGCAATCCCAACTCGGTCAGGCCGTATCAGCATGTGCTCGAACCGCTCGTCGCCTACCTGAGTATCGTTGCCGGCCAGGAGGACGACCGCTCACTTGCGGGGTGGTACAACATCGGCCCGGACGACGAGGACTGCGTGACCACGGGCGAGCTCGTCCGCCTGTTTGCGGCGAGCTGGGGGGAGGGCTTCTCCTTCGTGGAGGGCCACGTGGACGGTCCCCACGAGGCCAACTTCCTCAAGCTGGACAACACCAAGGCCAAGCAGCGGCTTGGATGGCGACCCGTGTGGGACGTGGCGGAGGCCGTCTCGCGCACAGCGGACTGGACGCGCGCCTGGCTTGATGGCGGTGACTCTGCGGCAGCCGCCTGCATGGACGAGCAGATCAACGACTACCTAGGAGCTCTGAGCTAA
- a CDS encoding YtxH domain-containing protein → MSKKTVGFILGSIFGAAAGVVAGIMLAPRSGAESRAMAADAMNDAWDSAVDTYERGASVVSDKFSAVRPTVDAKTDELRAKVDLARERMDQLRDSLSDAVANASDQVKDAASAVADRVSAMTDPAAPAEQAAEAVHVEVVDADDETPEA, encoded by the coding sequence ATGAGCAAGAAGACCGTCGGCTTCATCCTCGGAAGCATCTTCGGAGCAGCCGCCGGCGTCGTCGCCGGCATCATGCTCGCCCCGCGCTCCGGCGCCGAGAGCCGCGCCATGGCGGCCGACGCCATGAACGACGCATGGGATTCCGCCGTCGACACGTACGAGCGCGGCGCCAGCGTCGTGAGCGACAAGTTCAGCGCCGTTCGCCCCACCGTCGACGCCAAGACCGACGAGCTCCGCGCCAAGGTCGACCTCGCCCGCGAGCGCATGGACCAGCTGCGCGACTCCCTCTCCGACGCCGTCGCCAACGCCTCCGACCAGGTCAAGGACGCCGCCAGCGCCGTCGCCGACCGCGTCTCCGCGATGACTGACCCCGCCGCGCCCGCCGAGCAGGCCGCCGAGGCCGTCCACGTCGAGGTCGTCGACGCCGACGACGAGACCCCCGAGGCCTAG
- a CDS encoding FprA family A-type flavoprotein, with amino-acid sequence MLSAVQIKPDVYWVGALDWNEREFHGYTTEAGITYNAYLIMDEKVTLIDTAKSTFADELIERISSVVDPSRIDVLIANHVEMDHSGSTAAIKRLAPDCQIYCSAPQGVKNMTAHFGDLGYNGVKTGDTLCIGKRTLTFVQTPMVHWPDNMVTYDAYDKILFSNDAFGQHFASSARFDDENDLCEVMHQAHKYYANIVQPYRTQAAAAVKAVRGLGPDALDMICPAHGVIWRGHVEDILSAYEGFVSGEVAERAVVVYDSMWHSTEKIARALVDGFLAAGVPARLMDLKENHISNVMDAFMDSRYVCVGSPTLNSQMLPTVASFLTYMKGLSPKNDNRVGLAFGSYGWAPAGPKNVAAELEAAGFAMPVETLAVNWIPSEDQLSAAKDAVRGLMA; translated from the coding sequence ATGCTTTCCGCTGTTCAGATCAAGCCGGACGTCTACTGGGTCGGCGCGCTCGACTGGAACGAGCGAGAGTTCCACGGCTACACGACCGAGGCCGGCATCACCTATAACGCCTACCTCATCATGGACGAGAAGGTCACGCTCATCGACACGGCCAAGTCCACCTTCGCCGACGAGCTGATCGAGCGCATCTCTTCGGTGGTCGACCCGTCCAGGATCGACGTCCTTATCGCCAATCACGTGGAGATGGACCACTCGGGCAGCACGGCGGCGATCAAGCGCCTGGCGCCCGACTGCCAGATCTACTGCTCCGCCCCGCAGGGCGTCAAGAACATGACGGCGCACTTTGGCGACCTGGGCTACAACGGCGTCAAGACCGGCGACACCCTCTGCATCGGCAAGCGCACGCTGACGTTCGTGCAGACCCCGATGGTCCACTGGCCCGACAACATGGTCACCTACGACGCCTACGACAAGATCCTCTTCTCCAACGACGCCTTTGGCCAGCACTTTGCCAGCTCCGCGCGCTTTGACGACGAGAACGACCTGTGCGAGGTCATGCACCAGGCGCACAAGTACTACGCCAACATCGTGCAGCCGTACCGCACGCAGGCCGCCGCCGCTGTGAAGGCGGTCCGCGGGCTCGGCCCGGACGCGCTCGACATGATCTGCCCGGCGCACGGCGTGATCTGGCGCGGCCACGTGGAGGACATCCTCAGCGCGTACGAGGGCTTCGTCTCCGGCGAGGTCGCCGAGCGTGCCGTGGTGGTCTACGACTCGATGTGGCACTCGACCGAGAAGATCGCCCGCGCGCTCGTGGACGGGTTCCTTGCCGCCGGTGTCCCCGCGCGCCTCATGGACCTCAAGGAGAACCACATCTCCAACGTCATGGACGCGTTCATGGACAGCAGGTACGTCTGCGTGGGCTCGCCGACGCTCAACAGCCAGATGCTGCCGACCGTGGCCAGCTTCCTCACGTACATGAAGGGCCTCTCGCCCAAGAACGACAACCGCGTCGGCCTGGCGTTTGGCTCCTACGGCTGGGCGCCCGCTGGTCCCAAGAACGTTGCCGCTGAGCTGGAGGCCGCGGGGTTCGCGATGCCGGTTGAGACGCTGGCGGTCAACTGGATTCCCAGCGAGGACCAGCTCAGCGCCGCCAAGGACGCAGTCAGGGGGCTCATGGCGTAG
- a CDS encoding endonuclease/exonuclease/phosphatase family protein — MSEHVPDNESTDARWDPIPDDEWDAMTADLEPASDTGATRAVDEWLEPAATVVRRTPVEAARPARAAGDTVVARHPLVRDSRFSRDARADEGPSTQDAPHRPDGPSRLARAPRPRRGPRHGCLSSLLWLIMLGVLALMALRCLPADLANGRLVPEAVSFVPWLFAPIVLCLVLALLWRRRLLAVVTAAALAAMLWWHAGFLLPREGVSDAAVATAQASADPSDGVARVMTLNTAHGAASAEEVVALVREKNVEVLCLQELTDDFLSELSSAGLYDLLPNYVISDEASAISNGGRNGIWTLAPMDNVSGNLLPIDTSSMPAGTVRIGGLDVRVVSVHPNSPVRGAQDLWDEGLGVIGSLSEYDHTYLVMGDFNSTWDHARFRELLGTDFVDAGSEAGEGFHMTYPSGTLAGIELPSLVEIDHIVYARDSGITVSELEAAEVSGTDHRALLGVLEVT, encoded by the coding sequence ATGAGCGAGCACGTTCCAGACAACGAGAGTACCGACGCCCGCTGGGACCCCATCCCGGACGACGAGTGGGACGCCATGACGGCGGACCTCGAGCCCGCGTCTGACACCGGCGCGACGCGCGCCGTCGACGAGTGGCTGGAGCCGGCGGCGACCGTGGTACGGCGCACGCCCGTCGAGGCGGCGCGCCCCGCCCGCGCGGCGGGAGACACGGTGGTCGCACGTCACCCCCTGGTGCGGGACTCGCGCTTCTCGCGTGACGCGCGCGCAGACGAGGGTCCCTCCACGCAGGACGCCCCCCATCGTCCCGACGGTCCTTCTCGCCTGGCTCGGGCGCCGCGACCCCGACGGGGGCCTCGGCACGGGTGCCTCTCCTCGCTGCTGTGGCTCATCATGCTGGGCGTGCTCGCGCTGATGGCGTTGCGCTGCCTGCCCGCGGACCTCGCGAACGGGCGGCTGGTTCCCGAGGCGGTCTCGTTCGTGCCGTGGCTCTTCGCGCCGATCGTCCTCTGCCTCGTGCTGGCGCTCCTGTGGCGCAGGCGCCTGCTCGCCGTGGTGACAGCCGCCGCACTCGCCGCGATGCTGTGGTGGCATGCCGGGTTCCTGCTGCCGCGGGAGGGCGTCTCCGACGCGGCGGTCGCCACGGCCCAGGCGTCCGCCGACCCCTCCGACGGCGTGGCGCGCGTCATGACGCTCAACACGGCGCACGGCGCCGCCTCGGCCGAGGAGGTGGTGGCACTCGTGCGCGAGAAGAACGTCGAGGTGCTCTGCCTGCAGGAGCTCACCGACGATTTCCTGTCGGAGCTGTCCTCGGCCGGGCTCTACGACCTGCTGCCGAACTACGTGATCTCCGACGAGGCGTCCGCGATCAGCAACGGCGGGCGCAACGGCATCTGGACGCTCGCACCGATGGACAACGTCTCGGGCAACCTGCTGCCGATCGACACGAGCTCGATGCCCGCGGGGACCGTGCGGATTGGCGGGCTCGACGTGCGCGTGGTGAGCGTGCACCCCAACTCGCCGGTTCGCGGGGCGCAGGACCTGTGGGACGAGGGGCTGGGCGTGATCGGCTCGCTCTCCGAGTACGACCACACCTACCTTGTGATGGGCGACTTCAACTCGACATGGGACCACGCGAGGTTCCGCGAGCTTCTGGGCACGGACTTCGTGGACGCTGGCTCGGAGGCCGGCGAGGGGTTCCACATGACATACCCCTCCGGCACGCTTGCCGGAATCGAGCTCCCCTCGCTCGTCGAGATCGACCACATCGTCTACGCGCGCGACTCCGGCATCACCGTGAGCGAGCTCGAGGCCGCCGAGGTGAGCGGCACGGACCACCGCGCCCTTCTCGGCGTCCTGGAGGTCACCTAG
- a CDS encoding AAA family ATPase, with protein sequence MVQDTIFSPSFGNRPSALVGREAILRDFAAAIQSQPGSRERAIVLMGQRGSGKTVLLWELADRAAQRGFVVASPTITSEDMLERIIEKIQDQARHYVSEKESRLTGGSIGALGFSVGFEFSREVQETKSPQYRLTQLARRLTAEGHGMLILVDELQANSPEVRRLVSVYQELVGERLNVAIALAGLPAAVSATLNDHVLTFLNRAYRVTLPPLAQADVASYLRQSFESLGVRVPESGCERAAETTQGSPYLLQLVGHGIVMEAGESGIVTDTGLDRALAMAVQAFKRDVCETTLAALSEKDVEFLAAMAGDSPRSRVSDIAGRMRVSVDYAQKYRKRLIDAGIIEPAGRGFVRFAVPYVQEYLSRE encoded by the coding sequence ATGGTTCAGGACACAATCTTCTCTCCGTCCTTCGGAAACAGGCCTTCCGCGCTCGTGGGCCGAGAGGCCATCCTTCGAGACTTTGCTGCCGCGATTCAAAGCCAGCCTGGAAGCAGGGAGCGGGCGATAGTGCTGATGGGTCAGCGCGGCAGCGGAAAGACGGTTCTGCTCTGGGAGCTGGCTGACCGTGCGGCGCAGCGGGGCTTCGTTGTCGCAAGCCCGACCATAACCTCCGAAGATATGCTCGAGCGCATCATTGAGAAAATCCAGGACCAAGCTAGGCACTACGTGAGCGAGAAGGAAAGCCGGCTGACGGGAGGATCCATCGGCGCTCTTGGTTTCTCCGTGGGATTTGAGTTCTCGCGAGAGGTCCAGGAAACAAAGAGCCCCCAGTATCGGCTCACTCAGCTAGCGCGACGGCTTACGGCCGAGGGACATGGCATGCTCATACTGGTGGATGAGCTTCAGGCAAATTCACCAGAGGTTCGAAGGCTCGTTTCCGTCTACCAGGAGCTTGTGGGCGAGCGTCTCAACGTTGCCATCGCCCTCGCAGGTCTCCCCGCGGCCGTGTCCGCAACCCTCAACGACCACGTGCTGACGTTTCTTAACAGGGCATATCGAGTAACCTTGCCCCCGCTCGCCCAGGCGGATGTTGCGTCGTACCTCCGTCAATCGTTCGAGTCCCTCGGAGTGCGGGTACCCGAGTCTGGCTGCGAACGCGCCGCAGAAACCACTCAGGGATCTCCGTATCTGCTCCAGCTGGTGGGACACGGTATTGTGATGGAGGCGGGTGAGTCCGGGATAGTCACAGACACGGGGCTGGACCGCGCTCTTGCCATGGCCGTCCAGGCATTTAAGAGGGACGTGTGCGAGACGACTCTTGCCGCGCTGTCTGAGAAGGACGTCGAGTTTCTGGCAGCGATGGCGGGTGACTCCCCGCGCTCGCGCGTGTCCGATATCGCGGGGCGCATGCGCGTCTCGGTTGACTATGCGCAAAAGTATCGAAAGCGCCTCATCGACGCCGGCATCATCGAGCCTGCTGGGCGCGGCTTCGTTCGCTTTGCCGTGCCCTACGTGCAGGAGTATCTGAGTCGGGAGTAG
- a CDS encoding translation factor GTPase family protein, translated as MAAKGSEKVKNVVLVGQGGVGKTMLAEAMLHLTGRTTRLGGHAGTKPTLDYDGEEGERGFSISTAIAPVIWEGTRLNVLDAPCYPDFVGDAYAAISACETAVFVVDAASGPGTITTRLWYAAEELSLARALFINRLDRPDADFDVAMAALQDRFGSNLGAVTIPMGSGEAFSGIIDVVHMKARHLEGGKPVVEDVPAEYAEAAEAARAQLTELVVEADDEIMMKYLEGEEVTQEELEGLLAKAIRERVFVPVFSGSCVREEGVISFMDAAVAWFPTMADFGRIPLVNGEQLDISEDDERPVVFAFKSLNDPQNGRLSFLKVLAGTITPGIELTNARTRKTERLGHLYQMCGKETTDVASAAAGDIVVVPKLEAMTGDTLSVTGKVEAAEFRFPNSLYRIAIEPDSRGTEGKLYAFLEKSADADPTLKVERDEDTGQTVISAIGEAQVSVLLDRLEDRAGITAHTVALKIPYRETIRRVASAQGRHKKQTGGAGQYGDCWLRIEPNPGAGYEFVDEVVGGHIPRGFIPAIDKGVQETMREGVLAGYPMIDVKCAVYEGSYHPVDSNEMAFKTAARIGFQKAVAQAEPVLLEPMAHLRITVPESYAGSVMGDVSASRGRVEGMEAGTGAAAGETTVVATIPYAEVTDYATRLRSLSRGTGEFEMEISGYEQVPHDIQQRLADDYAARRAAGEK; from the coding sequence ATGGCAGCTAAGGGAAGCGAGAAGGTCAAGAACGTGGTCCTTGTGGGCCAAGGCGGCGTGGGCAAGACCATGCTGGCCGAGGCCATGCTCCACCTGACGGGGCGTACCACCCGTCTCGGCGGCCACGCCGGCACCAAGCCCACGCTGGACTACGACGGCGAGGAGGGGGAGCGCGGCTTCTCCATCTCCACCGCCATCGCGCCCGTCATCTGGGAGGGTACGCGCCTGAACGTGCTCGACGCCCCGTGCTACCCCGACTTTGTCGGTGACGCCTACGCCGCCATAAGCGCGTGCGAGACGGCGGTCTTCGTCGTGGACGCGGCGAGCGGGCCGGGCACCATCACCACCCGCCTGTGGTACGCGGCCGAGGAGCTCAGCCTCGCCCGGGCGCTGTTCATCAACCGCCTCGACCGCCCCGACGCCGACTTTGACGTCGCCATGGCGGCGCTGCAGGACCGCTTTGGCTCCAACCTGGGTGCCGTGACCATCCCGATGGGCTCCGGCGAGGCCTTCTCCGGCATCATCGACGTCGTGCACATGAAGGCGCGCCACCTCGAGGGCGGAAAGCCCGTCGTCGAGGACGTTCCCGCCGAGTACGCCGAGGCGGCGGAGGCCGCGCGCGCCCAGCTCACCGAGCTGGTCGTCGAGGCGGACGACGAGATCATGATGAAGTACCTCGAGGGCGAGGAGGTCACGCAGGAGGAGCTCGAGGGACTTCTCGCCAAGGCCATCCGCGAGCGCGTCTTCGTGCCCGTGTTCTCCGGCAGCTGCGTGCGCGAGGAGGGCGTCATCTCCTTCATGGACGCCGCCGTGGCCTGGTTCCCCACGATGGCCGACTTTGGCCGCATCCCGCTGGTCAACGGCGAGCAGCTCGACATCTCCGAGGACGACGAGCGCCCCGTGGTGTTTGCCTTCAAGTCCCTCAACGACCCGCAGAACGGGCGCCTCTCCTTCCTCAAGGTGCTGGCTGGCACCATCACGCCGGGCATCGAGCTCACCAACGCACGCACGCGCAAGACCGAGCGCCTCGGCCACCTCTACCAGATGTGCGGCAAGGAGACCACCGACGTGGCGAGCGCCGCTGCGGGCGACATCGTGGTGGTGCCCAAGCTCGAGGCCATGACCGGCGACACCCTCTCCGTGACCGGCAAGGTCGAGGCGGCCGAGTTCCGCTTCCCCAACTCGCTCTATCGCATCGCCATCGAGCCCGACTCCCGCGGCACCGAGGGCAAGCTCTACGCCTTCCTCGAGAAGAGCGCCGACGCCGACCCCACCCTCAAGGTCGAGCGTGACGAGGACACCGGCCAGACCGTCATCTCCGCGATCGGCGAGGCGCAGGTCAGCGTCCTTCTCGACCGCCTGGAGGACCGCGCGGGCATCACGGCGCACACCGTGGCGCTCAAGATCCCGTACCGCGAGACCATCCGCCGCGTGGCGTCCGCCCAGGGCCGCCACAAGAAGCAGACCGGCGGCGCCGGCCAGTACGGCGACTGCTGGCTGCGCATCGAGCCCAACCCGGGCGCGGGCTACGAGTTTGTCGACGAGGTCGTGGGCGGCCACATCCCGCGCGGCTTCATCCCGGCGATCGACAAGGGCGTCCAGGAGACCATGCGCGAGGGCGTGCTCGCCGGCTATCCGATGATCGACGTCAAGTGCGCCGTCTACGAGGGGTCCTACCACCCCGTCGACTCCAACGAGATGGCGTTCAAGACCGCCGCGCGCATCGGCTTCCAGAAGGCCGTCGCGCAGGCCGAGCCCGTGCTGCTCGAGCCGATGGCGCACCTGCGCATCACCGTGCCGGAGAGCTACGCCGGCTCCGTGATGGGCGACGTCTCCGCGAGCCGCGGTCGTGTCGAGGGCATGGAGGCCGGGACCGGCGCCGCCGCCGGCGAGACCACGGTCGTGGCGACCATCCCGTACGCCGAGGTCACCGACTACGCCACGCGCCTGCGCTCGCTCTCGCGCGGCACCGGCGAGTTCGAGATGGAGATCAGCGGCTACGAGCAGGTTCCGCACGACATCCAGCAGCGCCTGGCCGACGACTACGCTGCCCGTCGCGCTGCCGGCGAGAAGTAG
- a CDS encoding Hpt domain-containing protein translates to MRLEVLDAAGLDTADALARLMGSEALLARLLGKFAADENCARLVAAAEADDADAALEAAHALKGVSGNLSMTRLYELTSRQCELIRAGDWPAARALVGEVASAHGALVEAIGAALV, encoded by the coding sequence ATGAGGCTCGAGGTGCTTGACGCTGCGGGGCTGGACACGGCCGACGCGCTGGCGCGGCTGATGGGGAGCGAGGCGCTGCTCGCGCGGCTGCTGGGGAAGTTCGCGGCAGACGAGAACTGCGCGCGGCTCGTGGCGGCTGCCGAGGCGGACGACGCCGACGCGGCGCTGGAGGCGGCGCACGCGCTCAAGGGGGTGAGCGGCAACCTCTCCATGACGAGGCTCTACGAGCTCACGTCACGGCAGTGCGAGCTCATCCGCGCCGGCGACTGGCCGGCGGCGCGGGCGCTCGTGGGCGAGGTCGCGTCGGCGCACGGCGCCCTGGTCGAGGCGATCGGCGCGGCGCTCGTCTGA